A single genomic interval of Oncorhynchus gorbuscha isolate QuinsamMale2020 ecotype Even-year linkage group LG25, OgorEven_v1.0, whole genome shotgun sequence harbors:
- the LOC124013847 gene encoding uncharacterized protein LOC124013847, with the protein MVVRIGDTISLQCSNVTRVVGNTAWFKQVNGSEPVCISSMYFFNSTPDLHNAFQRSHLEMFSNNTTIFLKITQVGVADCGLYFCGLFPQSHMFFVNATYLKIQGHNGGEENPESSKDGECNGTISPVAEGDDIAEDDDGTMCLLPLVVILGVVTAVLLIVILILVLKIRRDSKTHNTDIGAQLQPQNSQDPDSLNYTALSFCQKRSRNKKTPKGQMMEMEPNVVCAATR; encoded by the exons ATGGTGGTCCGTATTGGGGATACCATCTCCTTGCAGTGCTCCAATGTTACAAGGGTTGTGGGTAACACAGCCTGGTTCAAGCAAGTCAACGGATCAGAGCCTGTGTGTATCTCGTCTATGTACTTCTTTAATTCAACACCTGATCTCCACAATGCTTTTCAAAGGAGCCATTTGGAAATGTTCAGCAACAACACCACTATCTTTCTCAAAATCACACAAGTGGGAGTAGCTGACTGTGGTCTGTATTTCTGTGGATTGTTTCCACAGAGCCACATGTTCTTTGTCAACGCAACATATCTAAAAATTCAAG GGCACAATGGAGGTGAGGAAAACCCAGAGTCATCTAAAGATG GAGAGTGTAATGGAACTATCAGTCCTGTAGCAGAGGGTGATGACATAGCAGAGGATGATGATGGAACCATGTGCCTCCTTCCCCTGGTTGTGATCCTAGGTGTTGTGACTGCTGTTCTACTGATAGTCATCCTCATCCTGGTCCTCAAGATCAGACGAGACTcaaaaacacacaacacag ATATCGGGGCTCAACTGCAGCCACAAAATAGCCAG GACCCAGATTCTCTGAACTACACAGCACTGAGTTTCTGTCAGAAGAGGTCCAGAAATAAGAAGACACCTAAAGGTCAAATGATGGAGATGGAGCCAAATGTTGTTTGTGCTGCGACAAGATAA